The DNA segment TTATAGCATTTCTTTTGTTATGTTTTAATGCGTTTTTTTTAAAATATCTAATCAACATTAATAAACTCCATTTTTTGATTATATGTTAATAGACTAGGGCTTTGAATGAACTCTACTTTAACTGTATTATCAATATCATTATTTAAAAAGCTGAAATTAAAAGCTGATGATGGTGCATGGTAATATATGATACCATCACGATCATAACTTTCGTATCTGTGAGTGTGTCCTGAAATTACATATTTGATTTTATGTTTATAGTTTTGAAGTACACTAATTACTTTATTGTTATTTTTTATTATATAGTTATCCATAAAATCATTAGTTGGTTGAGCATGATGATGCATACAAATAATAGTTTTATTAGAAGCAAGCTGAGTAAGATGTTCTTCTAGTTTATCTAAAGAATTTTGTGTAACCATGCCATAATCTTCATTCTTTACATTAGAGTCTAAAAAATAATAGTTTTGATTTTCAATAATTTTAGGAGTATCTAAGCAGTATATAATATTATTTTTCTTACAATAAAGTTCTAATAAACTTTTATTGTCATGATTGCCTGCCATCATAAAAATATTTTTATTTTTAATAAGATTTATTTGATCAAACAGCAAATCATAGCTTTGGTTGTTACCATCTTGAACATTATCACCAAGGAAAACAATATTTTTATCTATAATGGTGTTTAATTTAGAGACAACAAGTTTAAATATATTATATGTGTTAATGTTTTTAAGGTTGTTTTGGCAAACATGTGAATCAGAAATAAAAATCATTTGTTATACTCCAATATGTTGCTTCATAGAGTTTAATATGCCAGGTATAAATGTATTAATGATTAGCCCTACAATTACTTTAAAAACTAATGTGCCTATGACTAACTCCATAATTCGCAAAAATGAATAGTGATTAAAAAATGTGATATTGTATCCAATAAATACTAATAAAAACTTTGAAATAAAGTTACATAGTGTATCTCTTATATAAACTCCTAAGAATGAAATTGTGTAAATTGACTTTTTAAAAAAATTTATGGCGTATGCATTAAAACTAAAAGAAATTGAAATGCTAAAAAAAGTAGAAAATAAGACTACCCAATTGAATTTAAAGGCATTTGACCAAATTTGAGAATTTTCTCCTGGGATGGTTGAAA comes from the bacterium SCSIO 12844 genome and includes:
- a CDS encoding metallophosphoesterase, which translates into the protein MIFISDSHVCQNNLKNINTYNIFKLVVSKLNTIIDKNIVFLGDNVQDGNNQSYDLLFDQINLIKNKNIFMMAGNHDNKSLLELYCKKNNIIYCLDTPKIIENQNYYFLDSNVKNEDYGMVTQNSLDKLEEHLTQLASNKTIICMHHHAQPTNDFMDNYIIKNNNKVISVLQNYKHKIKYVISGHTHRYESYDRDGIIYYHAPSSAFNFSFLNNDIDNTVKVEFIQSPSLLTYNQKMEFINVD
- a CDS encoding VUT family protein, translated to MDTKTDKSPFINEKDIYAYVICILMGVFTMLLCDIFAYKIVDFFGTPMVMSGLLFPIALLFSDIITERWGIKQSLIFMSIVTTFGVMANIILWLISTIPGENSQIWSNAFKFNWVVLFSTFFSISISFSFNAYAINFFKKSIYTISFLGVYIRDTLCNFISKFLLVFIGYNITFFNHYSFLRIMELVIGTLVFKVIVGLIINTFIPGILNSMKQHIGV